One part of the Lycorma delicatula isolate Av1 chromosome 7, ASM4794821v1, whole genome shotgun sequence genome encodes these proteins:
- the LOC142327974 gene encoding vacuolar ATPase assembly protein VMA22 has translation MADGSSNNIDLKDICHELDTLSIRILQLMNDLIQCKLNIEKAVKNGSLDLAKARYIMGNRNVSSLQLPTEDGSEVQALTTVISSKDEISNLNNLSYQLKRISPQEKQRSPKTSIKQRSTKEYEEFIELDEEESQPLLLQSSESKSAVQDPIKWFGVLVPQNLRQGQAWFQKAIELAVQSANIQAELDASRIQFQNLLKRKCDYIDSVREP, from the coding sequence ATGGCAGATGGCAGtagtaataatattgatttaaaagatatttgtCATGAGCTGGACACATTATCTATAAGAATATTACAGCTAATGAATGATTTGATTCagtgtaaattaaatatagagaAAGCGGTAAAAAATGGTAGTCTGGATTTAGCAAAAGCTAGGTATATAATGGGTAATAGAAATGTGTCATCATTACAGTTACCGACAGAAGATGGCTCTGAGGTGCAAGCTTTAACTACCGTAATCTCATCAAAGGATGAGATtagtaatttaaacaatttatcatatCAGTTAAAACGTATTTCTCCTCAAGAAAAACAGAGATCACCAAAAACTAGCATTAAGCAAAGATCAACTAAAGAGTATGAAGAATTTATAGAATTGGATGAAGAAGAATCACAACCTTTATTATTACAATCATCAGAATCAAAATCTGCCGTACAAGACCCTATTAAATGGTTTGGTGTCCTTGTACCACAAAATTTACGCCAAGGCCAGGCTTGGTTTCAAAAAGCAATTGAACTTGCTGTACAAAGTGCTAACATTCAGGCAGAATTAGATGCATCCAGAATTCAGTTTCAGAATTTATTAAAGAGGAAATGTGATTATATTGATAGCGTTAGAGaaccataa